A single Cellulomonas sp. SLBN-39 DNA region contains:
- a CDS encoding nitroreductase family deazaflavin-dependent oxidoreductase, translating to MLNRVAAWQYAHGILTVGGRGVTLEVRRASTGLPLRLPLVLTRLDGQRYLVAMLGERARWVGHVRAADGRARLVGPRRVEDVRLVEVPVAERGPVLRRFLQVAPGARPHVAVRHDAPVRDFDAVAADHPVFRVVTDAAAGAVAG from the coding sequence ATGCTCAACAGGGTCGCCGCGTGGCAGTACGCGCACGGCATCCTCACCGTCGGAGGTCGTGGCGTCACGCTGGAGGTGCGCCGTGCCTCGACCGGGCTGCCGCTCCGGCTGCCGCTCGTGCTGACCCGCCTCGACGGGCAGCGCTACCTCGTCGCCATGCTCGGGGAGCGGGCCCGCTGGGTCGGCCACGTCCGGGCCGCGGACGGGCGTGCGCGGCTCGTCGGCCCCCGGCGGGTCGAGGACGTGCGGCTCGTGGAGGTGCCCGTCGCCGAGCGCGGACCGGTCCTGCGGCGGTTCCTCCAGGTCGCCCCGGGCGCACGGCCGCACGTGGCGGTGCGCCACGACGCGCCGGTCCGTGACTTCGACGCCGTCGCGGCCGACCATCCCGTCTTCCGCGTCGTCACCGACGCGGCGGCCGGAGCCGTCGCCGGGTAG
- a CDS encoding TetR family transcriptional regulator yields the protein MLTAALALLAERGVTVGLDGLLLEDVIRRADVSRTSAYRRWPTRDAFLADVLLEVARGVEDPTIGPRVVAEARAALRGSEMDPSSAQGRRDLLVELLRLMFRADLAGVVGSPRLTAYLVLRAAFAGVPDPDLRDALGRELRRAEQRTVARGAAVVAAALPTLGLRLVHPLTGPEGCRTVARAVSATTTGFAVAALADPDLVAATTPLAPFGTTRTADWSVPVLTLTGLVLNHLEPDPAAPPLDPAAVSRALQSLVDAGQTAAAAMA from the coding sequence ATGCTCACCGCGGCACTCGCGCTGCTCGCCGAGCGCGGTGTGACGGTCGGCCTCGACGGGCTGCTCCTCGAGGACGTGATCCGCCGCGCCGACGTGTCCCGCACGTCCGCGTACCGGCGCTGGCCCACCCGGGACGCGTTCCTCGCGGACGTCCTGCTCGAGGTCGCCCGCGGCGTCGAGGACCCGACCATCGGCCCCCGCGTCGTCGCGGAGGCCCGTGCCGCGCTGCGCGGGAGCGAGATGGACCCGTCGTCCGCACAGGGTCGGCGGGACCTGCTCGTCGAGCTGCTGCGGCTGATGTTCCGGGCCGACCTCGCGGGAGTCGTGGGTTCCCCCCGCCTCACCGCCTACCTCGTCCTGCGCGCTGCGTTCGCCGGCGTCCCGGACCCCGACCTGCGCGACGCGCTCGGGCGCGAGCTGCGCCGGGCCGAGCAGCGCACCGTGGCCCGCGGCGCCGCCGTCGTCGCCGCGGCCCTGCCCACGCTGGGGCTGCGGCTCGTCCACCCGCTGACCGGCCCCGAGGGCTGCCGTACCGTCGCACGAGCCGTCAGCGCGACGACCACCGGCTTCGCGGTCGCCGCGCTCGCGGACCCGGACCTGGTCGCCGCCACCACGCCCCTCGCCCCGTTCGGCACGACCCGCACCGCGGACTGGTCCGTCCCGGTGCTGACGCTGACGGGCCTCGTGCTCAACCACCTCGAGCCCGACCCGGCCGCACCGCCGCTCGACCCAGCCGCGGTCAGCCGCGCGCTGCAGAGCCTCGTCGACGCAGGGCAGACCGCCGCCGCTGCCATGGCCTGA